From Hypomesus transpacificus isolate Combined female chromosome 3, fHypTra1, whole genome shotgun sequence:
GGTGTAGCAGGGTGGGATGAGGGCAGGATGAGGGTGCAGCAGGGTGGGATGAGGGCAGGATGGGGGTGTAGCAGGGTGGGATGAGGGCAGGATGAGGGTTACCTGTTGCCTATCTTCTTCTTGCAGACGCGGCAGGTCTTCTCCTCCGTGATGACACACTTGACCTGCTGGTGGTATATCCGCTCCTCCTGGACCTACATACACACCTCACGTTTACCGGCCATGGCTAACACTGGGGACGCTGGGACCTAGTTGATATATTCATACAGCCCCCGTCCCCCCAATCCTTTTTCTAGTGAGGACCATAAGCGTGGGTGcggggtctctgtgtgtgtgtgtagggggtctCACCCGGAGGAACTCAGCCTGCAGGAGGCTTTTCAGGACCTGGTTGAAGCGCTTCCTCTGGGCCGTGTCCTCCAGCACACTCTCCAGGAACACGCCGATCTCGCGGATCTGAGTGTTGGCTGGCAGCAGGTTGATCGCCTAGGAGACAGACGCGCCACAGGTGTCATGGCGACGCTCCTCGctatcccttcctccctcagtgGCCCACTCCAGAGTTCAAACTCTGAGTCGTGCTGACTCAGTCACCCACCTCTCAATAACACTTCTTTAGCCAGCTAGGTTAGCCATTGGAAAGCTTGCTTCAATGGGTGGGAGGTgtttgaggagtgagtttaaccagtTGCAGTATTCAGACCTTACCTTCCCCCAGCGACGGCCCCTAGCGTGAGTATTGTAGTCAGGTTATGTTACTTTCCTGGAGGACACTAGCTCTGTTACTGTCCTGGAGGACACTAGGTCTGTTACTCTAGTGGAGGACACTAGCTCTGTTACTGTCCTGGAGGACACTAGGTCTGTTACTCTAGTGGAGGACACTAGGTCTGTTACTCTCCTGGAGGACACTAGGTCTGTTACTCTACTGGAGGTCACTAGCTCTGTTACTGTCCTAGAGGACACTAGGTCTGTTACTCTAGTGGAGGACACTAGGTCTGTTACTCTCCTGGAGGACACTAGGTCTGTTACTCTACTGGAGGACACTAGGTTTGTCACTCTACTGGAGGACACTAGGTCTGTTACTGTCCTGGAGGACACTAGGTCTGTTACTGTCCTGGAGGACACTAGGTCTGTTACTGTCCTGGAGGACACTAGGTCTGTTACTCTCCTGGAGGACACTAGGTCTGTTACTCTACTGGAGGACACTAAGTCTGTTACTATGGGGTAGGAAAGGGGAAGACTGGGTTCTATGTTATCAGGATGGATTACATAGAGGAAACATGATCCCTGTCCTGtctctggggagaggagagggggaaggggggaggaacaagggggaggggtagatggagagagagagacagagagagacagagagagagagacagagagagacagagacagagagaaagacaaagagagagagagagagagagagagaggaagagggattagagagagagagagatgcgagagaggggtgagatgggtgagagacagagatgtcaGCATGTCCGCAGATGACCGAACAGCACACAGAGCACGGCAGAGCACATTGTTTCTCCTCGCAGGCTCCCGTCTAAAAGCATCCCCAGAGTCTCaggtcctccctctccctccgtctgtgTGCCGCCCACTGTTTCCCCCTCTTCACGCCTGCATGtgtcaccccctctccccccggcCTGTTGGCATGGCAGGCTGGGAGCTCGGCCAGGAGACATGAAAGAACAGCCACATAAAGGCCAATGAAGGAGCgccgagcaggagagaggagcggagcAGGGGAGCAGAATAGAGGAGGATAAAAGAGGAGGATAAAAGAAGGGAATgagggcagagcagagagggagagagcaaggcgagaggagcaggaaagaggagaacaaaggagagagaagagaggagagcagatgaACCCCCAGAACCTCCTGACCTCCGAACCTCCTGACCTCCGAACTTCCTGACCTCCGGACATCAAACCAGATGACCTCTAACCCACGTCCCCGGTGACTCCCAAACACAATACCTATCCCTGAATCCTTGTGAAACCACACTGTACATTTCACCAGCAGGAACACTGACTAAAGGTCTCAGATAACATAGAAGCACAGTTACCAGTGGAGGGATGCTGGGTTTGTCAGGATAAGATATGAAGCTAAAGTAAACAGCTGAGATATACAGTAGAACAAGGCAGAACTCCACAGCACCCAGTcacaaaaacatgtttatgGTACAACATTTCATAGAGATTAAAGCATTTCATGCcaacaaacaataaaacaaatcaTAATAAACAAATACTTTGAATACTAATGACAATGTTTCATTAAGCAGATGCCAAAGCAAGGTAcaaaggggatttgaacctaggacctcttgatctgcagtccatTTCTCTACCACTGAGTTACAGCCATCCACCGAGTACATCTAAAAACATCAGACAGAGTCGGAATAATAAAACGTAACCAGAGACAGAAATATAAAGTGATAAGAGCATTTGACTTCAGATCAAGAAGTCCTAGGTTCGAATCCCCCGTCTGTACGTCGCTACGGATGAAAGCACCTGCTAAACGCCCCCCCTAGTGGCTGTTCAGGCCTCACCTTGGTGGTGTTGAGCTTGCTGTGGTGCAGCTCCAGCACCTGCAGGGCGGCCTGGAGGTTGGGCTGGGGCTCGCTCTTCTCTATCTGGATGGGCCCCAGGCAGTGCACGTCAGGGGGGGACAGGTACATGCGCAGCAGAGACAGgtacacctggggggggggggggcagctggggttagcacacatgcatgtaggtgtgtttgggaggggggggggtacctgGAGGGGGCCATGAAGGGTGAGGTTTGACATCTGAGTTCAATTGTGAAGAcctgtgtgacaggtgtgtgaaTAGTTTGATTGGATTAGACGTGAGGGAGTGTttcgagagagaaaggggtgttgtgagagaaaggaggtgttgtgagagagaaaggggtgttgtgagagaaaggaggtgttgtgagagagaaaggggtgttgtgagagagaggtgttgTGGACTCACGTCTCTGTTCCCGTCGGTCAGCTTGTCAtagtggccgtgacagtacctgAGGAGAGAACAGCAGGACCTGTTACAACAAGAGCATCTCTTCAATCAACAGCGGTCAGCTAgttgggggcagaggggggggatgggagcAACTGTGTTTGTAGGTGTTTGTCAGTGAGTGTGGTTTGTATAGGTGTactgcgtgtggtgtgtgtaggtgtggtgtgcatggtgtgtgccggatgtgtgtagtgtgtgtgcgcgcgcactcACTCCTCCGCCATATGTGTGTCCTTCAGTATGTGGACGTAGATGAAGAGAGCCTGTTCGTGTTTCCCCATCCTGCCTAGCAACAaggccctctcctccagcagaccTGGAGACACAGCAGGGTCACAGTCAGGAGGGGACCGCCACAACACAGCCACAACACAGCCACAACACAGCCACAACACAGCCACAACACAGCCACAACACAGCCACAACACAGCCACAACACAGCCACAACCATCCGGTCCTGCCGTCCAACCCAGCCAATCCTCACCATCGAAGGGGAAGTCACTGATGAGCTTGGCCGGCTCGTAGAAGGTGGACACCTCCAAAAAACACAGCAGCTTGTTCCGGAACTCCCCCAGctcgccctcctccttcccagcAGCCACTGGGGGCACTCCTAACAGACAGAAGAGcgtgagggtgagaggaggagaggaccttCAGGTCAGCAGGGCAGACGAGACGTCAGGCAGCAGGCCCACACAGAGGAAGGCCTTCGACGCCAGTCGAGGAGCACAGCGGTCACCCTTCACACGGCCCTGAGAGATGCCTAGGGGGGGCCCTTATAGGCCCCCCGAGAACTAGGATCACTAGGAAGAGACATTGATTGATTACCCACCGTAGTCAATTGTTAAAGTAAATCCCTCCTGGACACCCATAGAAAGGTAGATACTTCCCTGGCTGCTGCTAGCTCTATCAGGAGGACAATAACGTTTTTGGGAATTAAAGGTTGCCGCTATGTGTCTGCCATGTTGGAGGGGTGAGCAATTGCACGTAATACTGGTTACTTATTGGAATACAATTCAGTTTACTGGTTACCAGTATCATGTTCAATTTCTTACACGTATAAGAAACCAACTTTCATGAAAATTGGTTCAGAATTAAGAAAGTGATAGTAGATTTCCTGGAGAAGTATGCATTGCTCATGACAAACTGTACATGTTTCCTCGTGGATTTGAACTGCTCCAAAATGGCCGACACGCAGACACACGTCAAATCGcggtctctccctttctatatCCACGATGGGCGCCAACATGGAGCCGGCTTTGGCTACCGGCATGAACTGCGGAATTTCACGAGCTACCGTTAGCGGTTAGCTCCTCTAAGGTTCTGTCCGCATGCGGGCTGTGTGGACGTGGGCGGGGCCCCGGGGACCTACCCTCAGGCAGGGAGTTGAGGTATTGCTTCATGAGGCCCTGCACCCTCTCCAGGTACAGCTGGACCAGCACGTTGTGGAAGTGGGGCCCCTTCTCCTGCCACTCGTGCAGGATGTGCTCCAGGTAGGGGATGGCCAGCTCCTGGAAGCCCTCCCTCAGGAAGCCCAGCACCCGGTCCCTGGGGAGCGTCTCCACCTCCGGCAGGTCCTCCGTGAACATCTGACCGCCAGAGAAGAACACAGCTCTGAgtcgggggacggggggggctaTACATGAGCTATAGTGGTAGGTTTAGCTTAGTGGttggagcatttgactgcagatgaagacattgcaggttcaaatcctcgaTCGGCACGTGTGTCCATCCATCTGCATGTGCAGCCACGCCTCCCCGGTCAGACTCTCACCTTCAGGCCGTCCTCGGGGCAGATCTTCAGCACCCAGGGGGAGAACTCAAAGATGATGCCCAGGTTCTCCATCCCTGCAGGGGAGCAGGGGGCAGATTAGAGTTAGGGGAGTACAGTGTAGATTACTGCAGTATCAAAGTAGATTACAGCAGTTTAGTGTAAACTACAGCAGTTTCGAGAATATTACAGCTGCAGCCAATAGTATAGATTACAGGAGTACAGAGAAGATTAAACCAGTAGTAGTGTAGATTACAGTAGTTGTGGAGATTACAGCAGTCTAGTGTTGAATACAGCAGAGCGTTTACCTAGTCTCTGGAGGTACTGCACTGTCCTCTCATGACCCTTCAGGGGAGAGTTGGCCTTGGTGGACTGGTCTAGTAACACCtggagggctgaggagaggggggagggaggggtgggcacATGAGGAAACAAGGACAGGGCATATTCCGGAATGATGGAACACTGGTGTGTCATACTTGGAGTGTAATACAGCACTCCGTTTGCTCGGTTCAACTGAACGTGGACCTGGCAGACATACGCCAGGGTGTTTGCCCAAACCAGAACAGCTGGTCTGAGAAGCAGTAGGCAGAGAGATAACAGAACAGacatagagggagggggagagagctagggtgggggggggggggcagagggaggggaagagcgaggagagagagagatctgacagagaaaaggagagagggagggagagagatatttgagagaaagagagaggtagggatagcgctgggaaagggggagagagggggtgagggagagagctctgagcgagagggacagagacatatGAGAATGCgcgagaaagaggggaggagagagtgagagggagggggacaacAGCAGGATTACGGAACATTACGTCACCCAAGGAGCTTGTGGAGGACTGATTAaaaacacacgcacccacaatgcaccaccaCATAACAATCCAAAGGACATGAAGGCAGCTATGATCTCAGAGGACAACACGGGTGGCCGTCAGACGGATGCTCCTCTCCAGAACCAGAGGAACTCTTCTCCAGAACCAGAGGAACTCCTCTCCAGAACCAGAGGAACTCCTCTCCTAGCCTGCATGCTTCCACAAGATCCCCTCCCAGCATGGAGCTCTGATGGGTGCAGCTCAGCAGTAGAACAttcgactgcagatcaagagggcCCAGGTCCGCTCTCCCcgccacacccacccacccccagccATACCCACCCCcagccacacccacccacccaccccccaaccccgcccccgccacaCCCGCCCACCGCCCGCCACACCCGCCCACCCCCAGCcatacccacccaccccccgccacgcccccccacccccctccatacATTTCTtgagataaaagcgtctgctaaatgaacacatcaaCTCAAACATCTCCTCCGGCCGTCACGGCCAAGACAACACAGCTGGCCTACATCAGCGTAAGAGCTGCATATCCAGCATACATAAAGACCCTCCATGTGTGGATCAGCTCTACTGCCGGGGCAGTCAGCTTCAAActctccctggaggaggaggacgagggaggggATCCCTCGCCGtaacgctccccccccccccccccccgaggttTCTTCCATGGAGGATCGGTGCGACGGCTCGCTAAACCCCCCCAAACCCCAGATGAGTTCTGAGGGCGGGTGGCGCTGCGTACCTTTCTGGTGCAGGCCCTTCTTCTCGTACAGGATGATGAGCTCGCTGTACTTGTGGGCCTTCTTCAGCACGTACTCGCTCTCCTCGATGTGGCAGTGGTTGTTCTCCAGGCGCAGCAGCGGCGACACCAGCGCCACGttggtctggaggggggggggacacaccggctccatcatcttcatcaccatcaccctcgccatcatcatcatccccatcatcatcatccccatcatcatcatccccgttgacccccccccccccccattatcatcatcaccctcgTCCTTATCATAATCGTCACCATCATTTTCATCAACTTAATCATCAGTAGGGAGGTGTTCCATGCAGGGTTAGGATCAGACTGGGTTAGAGAGGTGTtccatgcagggttagggtcagactagattagggttagagaggtgttccatgcagggttagggtcaaaCTGGATTAGAGAGGTGTtccatgcagggttagggtcagactgGATTAGAGAGGTGTtccatgcagggttagggtcagactgGATTAGAGAGGTGTtccatgcagggttagggtcagacagggttagagaggtgttccatgcagggttagggtcagacagggttagagaggtgttccatgcagggttagggtcagactgGATTAGAGAGGTGTtccatgcagggttagggtcagactgGCTTAGAGAGGTGTtccatgcagggttagggtcagactgggtcagggttagagaggtgttccatgcagggttagggtcagacagggttagagaggtgttccatgcagggttagggtcagacagggttagagaggtgttccatgcagggttagggtcagacagggttaaggttagagaggtgttccatgcagggttagggtcagactgGATTAGAGAGGTGTtccatgcagggttagggtcagactgggttagagaggtgttccatgcagggttagggtcagactgGATTAGAGAGGTGTtccatgcagggttagggtcagactgGATTAGAGAGGTGTtccatgcagggttagggtcagactgGATTAGAGAGGTGTtccatgcagggttagggtcagactgGATTAGAGAGGTGTtccatgcagggttagggtcagacagggttagagaggtgttccatgcagggttagggtcagacagggttagagaggtgttccatgcagggttagggtcagacagggttagagaggtgttccatgcagggttagggtcagacagggttagagaggtgttccatgcagggttagggtcagactgggttagagaggtgttccatgcagggttagggtcagactgggttagagaggtgttccatgcagggttagggtcagactgggttagagaggtgttccatgcagggttagggtcagacagGGCAGCTAGGCGGTCTTACATGCAGGTAGCACTTCAGCAGGGTGGTGTCTATGATCTGCAGCAGCTTCTTCCTGCTCTTGATGGTGGGGGTTCCCTccatgaggggggagggggtggaggggtctgAGTCGTTCAGCTGCTTCACCAGGTGGCTGCGtttctgcaaacacacagacagttccATCAGCAGAACTTCTCGCAGGGGGTCAGTCCAACATGAACTGAGACATTCATGGATATgctctcgctcactctcgctcactctcgctcactctcgctcactctcgctctctctcgctcactctcgctcactctcgctctctctcgctctctctcgctcactctcgctcactctcgctcactctcacCAACCTGGGTGAGGTAGTCTATGAGAGCCAGGTGTGCCTTCTCCAGCTCTGCTCCAGACAGGGTGGGTAAAGGGTTGGGGTAGTGCAGCTGCTTCCGGTAGTCAGAGGGGAGCAGATCTGGGTACAGCCCAATCACATGGGTCGGGTCTGGGAACCAGGAACACTCGGCATTAATACCACCATTAGCCATCTCGGGGTCTATAGACCCCATTACAATCAAGTCTATAAAAGGCCATTATAATCAAGGTTTTAGAACACCATGAAACCAAAAGTGAGATTGAAGGTATATTAGAACCATTACAATCAGCTTTTATGAAGGTCATGAGAATAATTACAATCAAGTTCTTAACTCACACAGAACAAAAAGCTACTTCACCTGTGCCAAGCTTGGCAAACACCTGCATGGAGTCATCAAACCTCCTCTGGCAGAACAGGTTGAAGGCATACAGGTTCTGGATGTGGTGGATCTGCTGGCGCTTGTCTCCATCCGAGTCGTCCTTCATCTtctgggagacacacacactgggttaGACCACGACGACAACACCTCCAGTCTGGTTCCACTCTCCACAGCCTTCTGGCATGGAAAGCCCACTACAAAGCTGTTTCCTCCTGCTAGGAAAGGCCCGGAGGAGGCTGGACGGAGCAGAAATGTGGAGGTACCGTGTCCTTTCTGCCCAGATCAAGCTTGAAGATTAAATATAAAAAGGTTCGGCTTTCTGAGATAGACCACAACTGTGTCTGGTTAAAATGCAGACAGTTCCTTGGCACAAACCACTGAAATACTGATTAAACTGGATTAAATATTTTCTTATTAGATCCATGATTTTCTGCTTTACTCCATCTGCAGTTTGTCTATGTCGCTTTGGACAAGAGTGTGTCCAAAGgcaataaaatgtaaataatcCAGTTATTTAGCCCAGTGATGTAACAATTTATCGTGTTAGTTACTGTGTTCGGGGGCCgtgtagggctgtgtgtggtgctgtgtttgGTGCTGTGTTTGGTGCTGTGTATGGCTGTGTTTGGTGCTGTGTTTGGTGTCGTGTTTGGGGCTGTGTTTGGTGGTGTGTAGGGCTGTGTTTGGGCTAGTTATCTCACCGCCAGCTGTAGCGCCAGCTCAAACTGCTTGTCCTGCAGCAGCTGTCTGATCTGGCTGGCGATGGACACGGGCACCAGTCGCCACACAAAGTGGTTGCTGGCAACATACACAATGTTGGGCCTGGGAatagcaggggagaggagagagagaagaatgttTGTTGTGATAAAATGAAGCATAAAAGCATAAAGGCCATTATATTAAAACGGCAGGTTTCGAAATAGCCAATGGTTATCCCAGCATAACCTAGTAGTTGTTGTGGCATTTTCCCTGCTACCTCACTGCTTCAGCAGGGTAACAAATACAGTCAGGTTTTACTTTTGAGAGTACTTTTACTTACTAGATATGATTGTTGCATCATTTGATTGGTTGGTATTGTTTTATTGGTTAGGTTCTAATCACGTCTGCAGTGATCAGACATGTTAAAGGCTGAATGGTGGTCGCCAGCCTTCgttagccaatcagagcagagCCACAAGGAGGGGTGTCTCACCCAGCGGAGGTGATGAAGCGAGGTCTCTGGAGCTCCACACTCTGGACCAGCAAGCGAGGCTCGAAGGTCCGGATCTCCACGTAGCGGGGCAGGACAGCGATGATGTAGGGGGGCTGGTGCTCTGGGGtcgggaaggagagagagggggcttaGACATCCAGGCTTCTGGGGCAGGAAATCCAGCTGGAGCCAGCTATCTAGACAGGCCTTGGAGGAGGccctgggctggctggctgctccaCCCGGCTGCCATGACAGCAGGGACGtggatgacaggagaggagggtttgAGGCTGGCTGCACCTCATCCTGCCCTGACTCCAGCCAAAGCCACAACCTATGTCGGCGTTTATCACAAAGAGGAAATTGGAAACCTTTTTGAAACCTGAAGGCTTTAAGGCTTCATTTCCCCTTCCATGCAGTCATTTCTGCATTCCAATGTGAATGAAAGGGGCCTATAAGAAGAAAGGGGGCCTAACTTTGCATTTTCTTTGTCACCAAAGGTAATTGGAAAACTGGGCATGTTTTCGTGGTCTCTGGGGTCTTGGTTGTGAGGTGAAAGAGACTGTTTCAATCTCATCCAGCCTGCACACAGCCCACTCTGCCTGCGGAAAATATTGACATTACAcctaacatgtgtgtgtgtgtgtgtgtgtaaaggggaGGTAAAGTTCCTGTGTTTACCACAGTGCCTGTATGTGGAAAAAGGGCATTACTCATAAAACCAGCACCTTGCGTTACTCACAGCAAAAAACTGCATGACAACATTCCCCAAGATCCCAGTCACACCTGGCAATGCATTATGGGAGGAACCTAGACTGACGTAATCATTTCCCCGGTCTTTACCCATGGCAATGGGGATGTCTGTCCAGTTGAGGGCGCACTTCTGGGTGCAGACCCCATCCTCGTTCAGCACCACCGTGAGGTCATCCTGGCCCACCGCCACCTTCCCATCAGCCAGTGGGGCGACCAGAGCCTCCAGCTGCTTGCCGGTGGGGAAGAGCTCCTTGATGGAGCCTCGCCCGTCCATCTGACAACACGGGACACGGACGATCATGCACTGTAGTCAGTTAGCAGACACTCGTTATTACAGTGTAGTCCTGGGCTCACATACAGTGTAGTATGCGTAAACTGAACACTACTGATCATGGAATCCGTCCATAGAATGAACATTCTGTGAACATACTGGGCGAGTGTGGATGAGTGTAGACGGATGAAAAGATGAATGTGGATGAGTAGATAAGTGTGGATGAGTGTACATGAGTGTGGATGAGTAGATAAGTGTGGATGAGTGTACATGAGTGTGGACGAGTGTACATGAGTGTGGACAAGAGTAGATGAGTTTGGATGAGAGTGGATGAGTAGAGGATGAAGGTCCTCCTCACCCGTA
This genomic window contains:
- the vps39 gene encoding vam6/Vps39-like protein isoform X3; this encodes MHDAYEPVPILEKLPLQIDCLAAWEDWLLVGTKPGHLLLYRIKKDAGTNRFEVTLEKSNKNFSKKIQQLFVVSQYKILVSLLENNIHVHDLLTFQQITVVSKARGATLFACDLQQSSSGEAKLRMCVAVKKKLQLYYWKDREFYELQGDFAAPDIPKSMAWCESSICVGFKRDYYLIRMDGRGSIKELFPTGKQLEALVAPLADGKVAVGQDDLTVVLNEDGVCTQKCALNWTDIPIAMGKDRGNDYVSLGSSHNALPEHQPPYIIAVLPRYVEIRTFEPRLLVQSVELQRPRFITSAGPNIVYVASNHFVWRLVPVSIASQIRQLLQDKQFELALQLAMKDDSDGDKRQQIHHIQNLYAFNLFCQRRFDDSMQVFAKLGTDPTHVIGLYPDLLPSDYRKQLHYPNPLPTLSGAELEKAHLALIDYLTQKRSHLVKQLNDSDPSTPSPLMEGTPTIKSRKKLLQIIDTTLLKCYLHTNVALVSPLLRLENNHCHIEESEYVLKKAHKYSELIILYEKKGLHQKALQVLLDQSTKANSPLKGHERTVQYLQRLGMENLGIIFEFSPWVLKICPEDGLKMFTEDLPEVETLPRDRVLGFLREGFQELAIPYLEHILHEWQEKGPHFHNVLVQLYLERVQGLMKQYLNSLPEGVPPVAAGKEEGELGEFRNKLLCFLEVSTFYEPAKLISDFPFDGLLEERALLLGRMGKHEQALFIYVHILKDTHMAEEYCHGHYDKLTDGNRDVYLSLLRMYLSPPDVHCLGPIQIEKSEPQPNLQAALQVLELHHSKLNTTKAINLLPANTQIREIGVFLESVLEDTAQRKRFNQVLKSLLQAEFLRVQEERIYHQQVKCVITEEKTCRVCKKKIGNSAFARYPNGVVVHYFCCKDRAVCPTEQ
- the vps39 gene encoding vam6/Vps39-like protein isoform X4, with amino-acid sequence MHDAYEPVPILEKLPLQIDCLAAWEDWLLVGTKPGHLLLYRIKKDAGTNRFEVTLEKSNKNFSKKIQQLFVVSQYKILVSLLENNIHVHDLLTFQQITVVSKARGATLFACDLQQSSSGEAKLRMCVAVKKKLQLYYWKDREFYELQGDFAAPDIPKSMAWCESSICVGFKRDYYLIRMDGRGSIKELFPTGKQLEALVAPLADGKVAVGQDDLTVVLNEDGVCTQKCALNWTDIPIAMEHQPPYIIAVLPRYVEIRTFEPRLLVQSVELQRPRFITSAGPNIVYVASNHFVWRLVPVSIASQIRQLLQDKQFELALQLAKMKDDSDGDKRQQIHHIQNLYAFNLFCQRRFDDSMQVFAKLGTDPTHVIGLYPDLLPSDYRKQLHYPNPLPTLSGAELEKAHLALIDYLTQKRSHLVKQLNDSDPSTPSPLMEGTPTIKSRKKLLQIIDTTLLKCYLHTNVALVSPLLRLENNHCHIEESEYVLKKAHKYSELIILYEKKGLHQKALQVLLDQSTKANSPLKGHERTVQYLQRLGMENLGIIFEFSPWVLKICPEDGLKMFTEDLPEVETLPRDRVLGFLREGFQELAIPYLEHILHEWQEKGPHFHNVLVQLYLERVQGLMKQYLNSLPEGVPPVAAGKEEGELGEFRNKLLCFLEVSTFYEPAKLISDFPFDGLLEERALLLGRMGKHEQALFIYVHILKDTHMAEEYCHGHYDKLTDGNRDVYLSLLRMYLSPPDVHCLGPIQIEKSEPQPNLQAALQVLELHHSKLNTTKAINLLPANTQIREIGVFLESVLEDTAQRKRFNQVLKSLLQAEFLRVQEERIYHQQVKCVITEEKTCRVCKKKIGNSAFARYPNGVVVHYFCCKDRAVCPTEQ
- the vps39 gene encoding vam6/Vps39-like protein isoform X1; this encodes MHDAYEPVPILEKLPLQIDCLAAWEDWLLVGTKPGHLLLYRIKKDAGTNRFEVTLEKSNKNFSKKIQQLFVVSQYKILVSLLENNIHVHDLLTFQQITVVSKARGATLFACDLQQSSSGEAKLRMCVAVKKKLQLYYWKDREFYELQGDFAAPDIPKSMAWCESSICVGFKRDYYLIRMDGRGSIKELFPTGKQLEALVAPLADGKVAVGQDDLTVVLNEDGVCTQKCALNWTDIPIAMGKDRGNDYVSLGSSHNALPEHQPPYIIAVLPRYVEIRTFEPRLLVQSVELQRPRFITSAGPNIVYVASNHFVWRLVPVSIASQIRQLLQDKQFELALQLAKMKDDSDGDKRQQIHHIQNLYAFNLFCQRRFDDSMQVFAKLGTDPTHVIGLYPDLLPSDYRKQLHYPNPLPTLSGAELEKAHLALIDYLTQKRSHLVKQLNDSDPSTPSPLMEGTPTIKSRKKLLQIIDTTLLKCYLHTNVALVSPLLRLENNHCHIEESEYVLKKAHKYSELIILYEKKGLHQKALQVLLDQSTKANSPLKGHERTVQYLQRLGMENLGIIFEFSPWVLKICPEDGLKMFTEDLPEVETLPRDRVLGFLREGFQELAIPYLEHILHEWQEKGPHFHNVLVQLYLERVQGLMKQYLNSLPEGVPPVAAGKEEGELGEFRNKLLCFLEVSTFYEPAKLISDFPFDGLLEERALLLGRMGKHEQALFIYVHILKDTHMAEEYCHGHYDKLTDGNRDVYLSLLRMYLSPPDVHCLGPIQIEKSEPQPNLQAALQVLELHHSKLNTTKAINLLPANTQIREIGVFLESVLEDTAQRKRFNQVLKSLLQAEFLRVQEERIYHQQVKCVITEEKTCRVCKKKIGNSAFARYPNGVVVHYFCCKDRAVCPTEQ
- the vps39 gene encoding vam6/Vps39-like protein isoform X2, with product MHDAYEPVPILEKLPLQIDCLAAWEDWLLVGTKPGHLLLYRIKKDAGTNRFEVTLEKSNKNFSKKIQQLFVVSQYKILVSLLENNIHVHDLLTFQQITVVSKARGATLFACDLQSSSGEAKLRMCVAVKKKLQLYYWKDREFYELQGDFAAPDIPKSMAWCESSICVGFKRDYYLIRMDGRGSIKELFPTGKQLEALVAPLADGKVAVGQDDLTVVLNEDGVCTQKCALNWTDIPIAMGKDRGNDYVSLGSSHNALPEHQPPYIIAVLPRYVEIRTFEPRLLVQSVELQRPRFITSAGPNIVYVASNHFVWRLVPVSIASQIRQLLQDKQFELALQLAKMKDDSDGDKRQQIHHIQNLYAFNLFCQRRFDDSMQVFAKLGTDPTHVIGLYPDLLPSDYRKQLHYPNPLPTLSGAELEKAHLALIDYLTQKRSHLVKQLNDSDPSTPSPLMEGTPTIKSRKKLLQIIDTTLLKCYLHTNVALVSPLLRLENNHCHIEESEYVLKKAHKYSELIILYEKKGLHQKALQVLLDQSTKANSPLKGHERTVQYLQRLGMENLGIIFEFSPWVLKICPEDGLKMFTEDLPEVETLPRDRVLGFLREGFQELAIPYLEHILHEWQEKGPHFHNVLVQLYLERVQGLMKQYLNSLPEGVPPVAAGKEEGELGEFRNKLLCFLEVSTFYEPAKLISDFPFDGLLEERALLLGRMGKHEQALFIYVHILKDTHMAEEYCHGHYDKLTDGNRDVYLSLLRMYLSPPDVHCLGPIQIEKSEPQPNLQAALQVLELHHSKLNTTKAINLLPANTQIREIGVFLESVLEDTAQRKRFNQVLKSLLQAEFLRVQEERIYHQQVKCVITEEKTCRVCKKKIGNSAFARYPNGVVVHYFCCKDRAVCPTEQ